A region of Petrotoga miotherma DSM 10691 DNA encodes the following proteins:
- a CDS encoding ATP-binding protein → MSLKIAILSGKGGTGKSTVSTNFAKVLSKNMKVLLLDADVEEPNDHLFYNVKFEEEKSVDVLIPKVNKETCILCGLCAKECQFGAINVFEKGVFVFQNLCHGCGVCSEICPVRAIDEEPKSLGKLKFGKTDFFDFGMGLLNIGEPSGVRIIRELKKYISDDYDVTIIDAPPGTSCPVVEVLQKVDFAVLVTESSPFGLHDLKLAVSLVKEMEIPYGVVINRYDPAFAELTEYLGEEKIPLLMKIDFDKEIAKWYSEGKLIVDQSEELHRNFELLYENITEVLV, encoded by the coding sequence TTGTCATTGAAGATAGCAATTTTAAGTGGAAAAGGAGGAACTGGGAAAAGTACGGTATCTACTAATTTTGCCAAAGTTCTTTCAAAAAATATGAAAGTTTTGCTTCTAGATGCGGATGTAGAAGAGCCTAACGACCATTTATTCTACAACGTCAAATTCGAAGAAGAAAAAAGTGTGGATGTACTCATACCAAAAGTAAATAAAGAAACTTGCATACTGTGTGGGTTGTGTGCAAAAGAGTGTCAGTTTGGAGCTATTAATGTCTTTGAAAAAGGGGTATTTGTTTTCCAAAATTTATGTCACGGTTGTGGCGTTTGTTCTGAAATTTGCCCTGTAAGAGCTATTGATGAAGAACCTAAAAGCTTAGGAAAATTAAAATTTGGAAAGACAGATTTTTTTGACTTTGGGATGGGGCTTTTGAATATAGGAGAACCATCAGGTGTGAGGATAATTAGAGAATTGAAAAAATACATTTCGGATGATTACGATGTAACTATAATCGATGCCCCTCCTGGTACTTCGTGTCCAGTTGTGGAAGTTTTACAAAAGGTTGATTTTGCGGTTTTAGTAACTGAATCATCTCCCTTTGGATTACACGATTTGAAACTGGCGGTGTCGTTAGTTAAAGAAATGGAAATCCCTTACGGAGTGGTAATCAATCGCTACGATCCTGCATTTGCCGAGTTAACAGAGTACCTTGGGGAAGAAAAAATTCCTCTACTTATGAAAATCGATTTTGATAAGGAAATAGCTAAATGGTACTCTGAGGGGAAATTGATCGTAGATCAATCCGAAGAATTGCATAGAAATTTTGAACTTTTGTACGAAAATATAACAGAGGTGTTGGTATGA
- a CDS encoding DUF5320 domain-containing protein, whose protein sequence is MPFLDGTGPRGLGPMTGRGLGRCSGAYGRGFGYGARGFGRGFGYGRGFGYGGGFGYGPRAYGGWAGAYYPPTYPVESDKAFLEAQKEYLKDELNYIERMLKETDDSQKKEE, encoded by the coding sequence ATGCCTTTTTTAGATGGAACCGGACCTAGAGGTTTAGGCCCCATGACAGGTAGAGGTTTAGGAAGATGCAGTGGTGCGTATGGTAGAGGTTTCGGTTATGGTGCAAGAGGATTTGGAAGAGGTTTCGGCTACGGTAGAGGTTTTGGATATGGCGGAGGATTCGGTTACGGACCAAGAGCCTACGGAGGATGGGCAGGAGCGTATTATCCACCAACTTATCCTGTAGAAAGTGACAAGGCTTTTTTAGAAGCGCAAAAAGAGTATTTGAAAGACGAATTAAACTACATTGAAAGAATGTTAAAAGAAACAGACGATAGCCAGAAAAAAGAAGAGTAA